In Hymenobacter sublimis, a single genomic region encodes these proteins:
- a CDS encoding helix-turn-helix domain-containing protein — protein sequence MLSHGQVVRLIFGLKLRELRQERGYTPAELARACDVSVSYLNEIEKGKKYPKADKILSLSKVLGVSYDQLTSLTLSRRLEPISELLQSDLLKEFPLDMFGLDPLRIVELIADAPAKMNAFISTLFEIARNYEMRQEHFFLAALRSFQEMHDNYFEELEQDVRTFMVEHKLPAAAPLDRSQLERVLVETYGYTIDRSGLDQYAHLGRLRSVFQPKAKRLLLRPGMSGAQEGFVLGREVAFNYLALRERPYVNASFPVRSFEEVLNNFKASYFAGALLMDEEMLVRDLTRFFNSKKWDPALLLELLAKYDVSPEMFMQRITNLLPRHFGIQSLFFLRFDQANASAGYKLTKELHLSRLHNPHGNELHEHYCRRWISLRMIAELRQQPATHAPNYTLGAQRSHYPNNDEYLCLTLARAGAATEPAVSVTVGLLCDENLRQKIRFLDDVVIPQKEVNETCERCTIPNCEVRAAAPVEVERRQRQQELEAAVAALVNGA from the coding sequence ATGCTGAGTCACGGTCAGGTTGTCCGGTTGATTTTTGGGCTGAAACTGCGGGAGTTGCGCCAGGAGCGCGGCTACACCCCCGCGGAGCTGGCCCGCGCCTGCGACGTCTCGGTTTCCTACCTCAATGAGATTGAGAAGGGCAAGAAATACCCCAAGGCCGATAAAATTCTGAGCCTGAGCAAAGTATTGGGCGTCAGCTACGACCAGCTCACCTCCCTGACTCTGAGCCGGCGCTTGGAACCCATTTCCGAGCTGCTGCAGTCGGACTTGCTCAAGGAGTTTCCGCTGGACATGTTCGGGCTGGACCCACTGCGCATTGTGGAGCTGATTGCCGATGCGCCAGCCAAGATGAACGCCTTTATCAGCACCCTGTTTGAAATTGCGCGCAACTACGAAATGCGTCAGGAGCACTTTTTCCTGGCTGCGTTGCGCTCTTTTCAGGAGATGCACGACAATTACTTTGAGGAGCTGGAGCAGGATGTGCGCACCTTTATGGTGGAGCACAAGCTGCCCGCCGCAGCCCCCCTCGACCGGAGCCAGCTGGAGCGGGTGCTGGTGGAAACCTACGGGTATACCATTGACCGGAGCGGCCTGGATCAGTACGCCCACCTCGGGCGACTGCGCTCCGTATTCCAGCCCAAAGCCAAGCGCTTGTTGTTGCGGCCCGGCATGAGCGGGGCCCAGGAAGGTTTCGTGTTGGGCCGGGAGGTAGCGTTCAACTACCTCGCCCTGCGGGAGCGGCCCTACGTGAATGCCTCCTTCCCGGTGCGTTCCTTCGAGGAAGTACTCAATAATTTTAAGGCATCGTACTTCGCAGGGGCTTTGCTCATGGACGAGGAAATGCTGGTGCGTGACCTCACGCGCTTTTTCAACTCCAAGAAGTGGGACCCAGCCTTGCTGCTGGAGTTGCTGGCCAAGTATGATGTGTCGCCGGAGATGTTCATGCAGCGTATTACCAACCTGCTGCCGCGCCACTTCGGTATCCAGAGCCTATTTTTCCTGCGCTTCGACCAAGCCAATGCCTCGGCCGGCTACAAGCTAACCAAGGAGCTCCACCTCTCGCGCCTGCATAACCCCCACGGCAACGAATTGCACGAGCACTATTGCCGCCGCTGGATTTCCCTGCGCATGATTGCCGAGTTGCGCCAGCAGCCCGCCACCCACGCGCCGAATTATACGCTTGGGGCCCAACGCTCCCACTACCCCAACAACGACGAGTACCTCTGCCTGACCCTGGCCCGCGCCGGCGCCGCTACTGAGCCCGCCGTGAGCGTTACGGTGGGTTTGCTCTGCGACGAGAACCTGCGGCAGAAAATCCGCTTCCTCGACGATGTGGTTATTCCCCAGAAGGAGGTAAACGAAACCTGCGAGCGGTGCACCATTCCGAACTGTGAGGTACGTGCGGCGGCTCCGGTGGAAGTGGAGCGCCGCCAGCGCCAGCAGGAGCTGGAAGCTGCCGTAGCGGCACTGGTAAACGGGGCCTAG
- a CDS encoding SusC/RagA family TonB-linked outer membrane protein, translated as MKQNFLIPLACGVLLATSATAQTRTVSGRVTDATGSGLPGVTVLERGTTNGTSTGADGSFSLTVQPGATLVLSSIGFESQSVVVGDRTTVPITLRSSATELGEAVVVGYGTQSKADLTGSVTQLSSKDVGNQPVQSFEQSIQGRAAGVFIENSSGKLGQGIRVRVRGVSSISGDTQPLYVVDGIPVLADNLSSTSAATNPIADINPNDIESITVLKDASASAIYGSRASNGVVLITTKRGKSGATRFTLGFQTGNSSPTRKREFLNSQEYVTLLTEALVNSGRSASANTTRLRTYAAGATDPLTYNTDWQDQVFQDAPFSQYDLSASGGNEKTRFFVSGQYSNQNGIIVGNKYERISTRFNVDHKANDKLAIGINAALSRSRNQRLPNDNAFSNPMQIVALAPITPLIDPRTGLLSGSLDPATGQPNTTFPFYYNPLLSIENGSYNTIVYRTLSNVYAQLDIVKGLSYRSELGVDVLNQSEDQFLGRVTSRNTGPTNGFGFSARSTNARVVVNNFATYRNTFSEQHSLELTLGTSFESAQLTSNNVTGTQFASDAYKTLANASLITAGGSNRTNNTLVSYFGRANYAFAGKYLIGASARYDGSSRFGANNRYGFFPAASLGWLATEEAFLKDNAVLSMLKPRISIGRTGNQGFTNFASRALFAGTSGYVGIPGQRPISLASPDLTWESTTQADAGIEFGFFKDRISGEIDVYEKRTTDLALFGPVPSTTGFTSLFRNIGSLRNRGAEFSLTTRNFVGDFTWTTSFNASRNINRITDLDGPPILGSFLSRAQEGEPLGVFVGPEYAGVNPDNGDALYYLNSTNADGTVNRATTNNINEATSVVVGNPNPKWTGGITNTLSFKGFDLTATLVGVFGNSIFDGAGQYYSVGFNNGPDNQTRDQLQRWQKPGDITNVPRAEYLGGNGIGLSSRFVRDGSYGRLRTIALGYNLPAAWAQKVFLQSARVFVQGLNLVTFTKYKGWDPEVSTDYLTGSASQSQNNINQGIDFYTAPQPKTYTFGVNIGF; from the coding sequence ATGAAACAAAATTTCCTCATCCCACTAGCGTGTGGGGTGCTGTTGGCTACTTCCGCAACAGCTCAGACACGCACAGTAAGTGGACGCGTAACCGATGCTACTGGCTCGGGCCTACCCGGCGTAACAGTGCTGGAACGTGGTACCACTAATGGTACCAGCACCGGCGCTGATGGCAGCTTTTCACTGACCGTGCAGCCCGGCGCTACTCTCGTACTCAGCTCCATCGGTTTCGAATCGCAGAGCGTAGTAGTTGGCGACCGGACGACGGTGCCCATTACGCTGCGCAGCAGTGCTACTGAATTAGGCGAGGCAGTAGTTGTGGGCTATGGTACACAGTCGAAGGCGGACCTGACCGGCTCGGTGACACAACTCAGCAGCAAAGACGTAGGCAACCAGCCCGTACAAAGCTTTGAGCAGTCCATCCAAGGCCGTGCGGCGGGGGTATTTATTGAAAACAGCAGTGGTAAGCTGGGTCAGGGTATTCGGGTGCGGGTACGAGGCGTTTCTTCCATTAGCGGTGATACTCAGCCCCTGTACGTGGTAGACGGTATTCCGGTGCTCGCCGACAACCTCTCATCAACTTCAGCCGCCACTAACCCTATTGCCGATATCAACCCCAATGATATTGAGAGTATCACGGTGCTCAAAGATGCTTCTGCATCGGCAATCTATGGCTCACGAGCTAGCAATGGGGTAGTGCTTATTACAACAAAGCGCGGTAAATCAGGCGCCACCCGATTTACCTTAGGTTTCCAAACCGGTAATAGCAGTCCAACTCGCAAACGGGAGTTTCTCAATAGCCAGGAATACGTTACCCTACTAACAGAAGCCTTGGTTAACAGCGGCCGTTCCGCATCGGCTAACACCACCCGCCTTCGGACATATGCAGCTGGCGCAACAGACCCCTTGACCTACAACACTGATTGGCAGGATCAAGTGTTCCAAGATGCTCCGTTCAGCCAGTATGACCTAAGTGCCAGCGGCGGCAATGAAAAAACCAGGTTTTTCGTCTCGGGACAATACAGCAATCAGAATGGCATCATTGTAGGCAACAAGTACGAGCGTATTTCAACTCGTTTTAACGTTGACCACAAAGCCAATGATAAGCTTGCCATTGGTATAAATGCTGCCTTGTCTCGTTCGCGGAACCAGCGTCTGCCAAACGACAATGCTTTTAGTAACCCAATGCAAATTGTGGCGCTAGCTCCTATTACTCCGTTGATAGACCCACGCACTGGCCTCCTAAGCGGCTCTTTGGACCCTGCTACGGGGCAGCCTAACACCACATTTCCCTTCTACTACAACCCGCTACTGAGCATCGAGAACGGTTCTTATAATACTATTGTATATCGGACGTTGAGCAATGTCTACGCTCAGCTAGATATCGTGAAAGGACTTTCCTACCGTTCAGAGCTTGGAGTTGACGTATTAAATCAAAGCGAAGATCAGTTCTTAGGCCGTGTCACGTCCCGCAATACAGGTCCAACTAATGGTTTCGGCTTTAGTGCTCGCTCTACCAACGCCCGAGTAGTAGTCAATAACTTCGCTACATACCGCAACACGTTCAGTGAGCAGCACTCGTTAGAATTGACGTTGGGCACTTCTTTTGAATCGGCTCAGCTTACGAGTAACAACGTTACCGGTACCCAGTTTGCCTCCGATGCCTACAAGACCCTGGCCAACGCTAGCTTGATTACCGCTGGTGGCTCCAATCGCACCAACAATACTCTAGTTTCCTACTTTGGCCGGGCTAACTACGCCTTTGCGGGTAAGTACCTGATCGGAGCAAGTGCCCGTTATGATGGATCCTCCCGTTTTGGAGCCAACAACCGCTACGGTTTCTTCCCGGCTGCTTCGTTGGGCTGGCTGGCAACGGAAGAAGCTTTCCTGAAGGATAACGCGGTGCTAAGTATGCTCAAGCCTCGAATCAGCATCGGACGGACGGGTAACCAAGGTTTCACAAACTTTGCCTCGCGCGCCTTATTTGCGGGTACATCGGGCTACGTTGGCATACCCGGTCAGCGGCCTATATCCTTAGCTAGCCCTGACCTAACTTGGGAATCCACTACGCAAGCTGATGCTGGTATCGAGTTTGGCTTCTTCAAGGACCGTATCTCAGGCGAGATAGATGTATACGAAAAGCGTACTACGGACTTGGCATTATTCGGACCAGTACCAAGCACTACTGGTTTCACCTCCCTATTCCGCAATATTGGCAGCCTACGCAACCGTGGTGCTGAATTTTCGCTTACTACCCGCAACTTCGTGGGTGACTTCACTTGGACTACTTCGTTTAACGCCTCGCGCAATATTAATCGGATTACTGACCTCGACGGCCCGCCTATCCTAGGTAGCTTCCTCAGTCGTGCTCAGGAAGGAGAGCCACTAGGTGTGTTTGTTGGCCCTGAGTATGCCGGTGTAAACCCCGATAATGGAGATGCACTTTACTATTTGAATTCGACAAATGCAGACGGAACTGTCAACCGCGCTACCACGAATAATATAAACGAGGCTACGTCGGTAGTGGTAGGAAATCCTAACCCAAAATGGACAGGCGGCATAACAAATACTTTATCGTTTAAAGGATTTGATCTGACCGCGACCTTGGTAGGGGTGTTTGGAAACAGTATTTTCGATGGAGCAGGCCAGTATTACTCGGTAGGCTTTAACAACGGTCCAGATAACCAAACCCGCGACCAACTGCAGCGCTGGCAGAAACCCGGCGACATTACGAATGTTCCCCGCGCTGAATACTTAGGCGGTAATGGAATTGGTTTGTCTTCTCGTTTCGTGCGAGACGGGTCCTATGGTCGTTTGCGAACGATAGCGCTCGGCTACAACCTGCCAGCTGCTTGGGCTCAGAAAGTTTTTCTACAGTCGGCACGGGTATTTGTGCAGGGTCTGAATCTGGTGACGTTTACGAAGTACAAAGGCTGGGATCCTGAAGTAAGCACTGACTACTTAACTGGGTCAGCTAGCCAGAGTCAGAATAATATTAACCAGGGTATTGACTTCTATACTGCTCCGCAGCCGAAGACTTATACCTTTGGGGTAAACATCGGATTTTAA
- a CDS encoding nucleotide pyrophosphohydrolase, producing MTIEEAQHTVDQWITTTGVRYFNELTNMAMLTEEVGEVARIIARQYGEQSFKESDKDKVLADELADVLFVVICLANQTGVDLTEALRRNLDKKTQRDATRHQQNEKLR from the coding sequence ATGACAATCGAGGAAGCCCAGCACACCGTGGACCAGTGGATCACCACTACCGGCGTGCGCTACTTTAATGAACTAACCAATATGGCTATGCTGACGGAAGAGGTAGGCGAGGTAGCCCGCATCATTGCCCGGCAGTACGGGGAGCAGTCGTTCAAGGAGTCGGACAAGGACAAGGTGCTAGCCGATGAGCTGGCTGATGTGCTGTTTGTGGTTATCTGCCTGGCCAATCAAACAGGCGTTGATTTAACCGAGGCCTTGCGCCGGAACCTGGACAAGAAAACCCAGCGCGATGCTACTCGGCATCAGCAAAATGAGAAGCTTCGGTAA
- the mltG gene encoding endolytic transglycosylase MltG produces MQRLRWPALLAALLLLLGALGAAWYALWKPNVRYSAFGPAYLYIRTGTGYGAVLDSLRKYDLLHDVSTFERVARWRDYPQQVKPGRYLLRPGLSNAALVELLARGEQDTVAFTLDVFKYKPQLARQVARQLETDSLRLRRLLQDNAYLQRRYQLDTTTILTLFLPGPYRLLWTTSAPQFLDSAAATHRRFWTAERRRRADSLGLTPAQVHVLASIVQRETAKKEDKPLIAGTYLNRLRRGMRLQADPTLLWAIGNFGVKRVLNRDKLVDSPYNTYKHKGLPPGPITSANRQSLDAVLKPARHDYFFFCARPGGSGYSDFAATFAEHKRNARRYQHWLDSLGVKR; encoded by the coding sequence ATGCAACGTCTCCGGTGGCCGGCCCTGCTTGCTGCCTTGTTGCTGCTTCTGGGGGCGCTGGGAGCGGCCTGGTACGCGTTGTGGAAGCCCAACGTGCGCTACTCTGCCTTCGGGCCGGCCTACCTTTACATCCGGACCGGCACGGGCTACGGGGCCGTGCTGGATTCGCTGCGCAAATACGACCTCCTGCACGATGTAAGCACCTTCGAGCGGGTAGCACGCTGGCGCGACTATCCGCAACAGGTAAAGCCTGGGCGCTACCTGCTGCGGCCGGGCCTGAGTAATGCGGCGCTGGTTGAGTTGTTGGCCCGCGGGGAGCAGGACACCGTTGCTTTCACCCTCGATGTCTTCAAGTACAAGCCCCAACTGGCCCGGCAGGTAGCCCGCCAACTTGAAACTGACTCGCTCCGTTTGCGCCGGTTGTTGCAGGACAACGCCTACCTCCAGCGCCGCTACCAACTCGATACCACCACAATTCTGACCCTGTTCCTGCCCGGGCCCTACCGCCTGCTCTGGACTACCTCGGCCCCGCAGTTTCTGGATTCGGCCGCCGCTACCCACCGCCGTTTCTGGACGGCGGAGCGTCGCCGCCGCGCCGACTCGTTGGGCCTCACGCCGGCGCAGGTGCACGTGCTGGCCAGCATTGTACAGCGCGAAACGGCCAAAAAAGAAGACAAGCCGCTGATTGCCGGCACCTACCTCAACCGCCTCCGCCGCGGCATGCGCCTGCAAGCCGACCCTACGCTGCTCTGGGCCATCGGTAACTTTGGCGTGAAGCGGGTACTGAACCGGGATAAGCTGGTCGACTCGCCCTACAACACTTACAAGCACAAGGGGCTACCGCCCGGACCTATCACTTCCGCCAACCGTCAGAGCCTCGACGCCGTTCTCAAGCCCGCCCGGCACGATTACTTCTTTTTCTGCGCCCGCCCAGGTGGCAGTGGCTACTCTGATTTTGCCGCCACTTTCGCTGAGCACAAGCGCAATGCCCGCCGCTACCAGCACTGGCTCGACAGCCTGGGAGTGAAGCGGTGA
- a CDS encoding RagB/SusD family nutrient uptake outer membrane protein: protein MKKILYGLFTACLLTGSFTSCNSKLDVEPTDSIDATNALRTSADVEAALVGCYTGLQNADAYGGNIQLLSDLLADNGEISFVGTFIPPNQAARKQILKDNGFVTSIWTNAYDVINRTNNVLANLDKLDTPAKQARVEGEAKFIRSLLYFDLVRLYARDWNDGNPQTNPGVPLVLVPTTIISGESQVRRNTVAEVYTQVVTDLTTAEARLITANPANNNGFFANRYAVAALLSRVYLQQSKFAESAAAANRVISSGRYSLVPSYADEFTSSNDLLGNTSEDIFAIQISSQSGLNELNTYYSVNRRADVNINDQLINQFEPGDERLDLISIDPTGGPAYSGKYDVLYGNIKLFRLAEMYLNRAEGNFRAGTSVGATPLADINRIRQRAGLTPLTMLTINDILKERRLELALEGFRLGDLKRNKESTVDLSNPPVTLPYNSPRLIFPIPLREINANPNLVQNEGY, encoded by the coding sequence ATGAAAAAAATACTGTACGGGCTGTTCACTGCCTGTCTGCTTACGGGATCATTCACCTCTTGCAATAGTAAGCTCGACGTTGAACCTACAGACAGCATCGATGCCACAAACGCTCTAAGAACTTCTGCTGATGTAGAAGCCGCTCTGGTTGGCTGCTATACGGGCCTTCAGAATGCGGATGCTTATGGCGGTAATATCCAGTTGCTGTCCGATCTGCTGGCTGATAATGGCGAAATTTCGTTTGTAGGCACGTTTATTCCTCCTAACCAGGCTGCCCGCAAACAAATCCTGAAGGATAATGGCTTTGTTACATCTATTTGGACTAACGCCTATGATGTCATCAATCGCACGAATAATGTCCTAGCCAACCTGGACAAGCTTGACACGCCCGCAAAGCAGGCCCGGGTAGAAGGAGAAGCCAAGTTTATTCGCTCCTTGCTGTACTTCGATCTGGTTCGTCTGTACGCCCGCGACTGGAACGATGGCAATCCTCAAACTAACCCTGGGGTGCCACTTGTGCTTGTGCCTACCACTATAATTTCAGGAGAGAGCCAAGTACGTCGCAATACAGTTGCGGAAGTGTATACCCAGGTTGTGACGGACCTCACAACAGCGGAAGCTCGCTTGATAACGGCTAATCCTGCAAACAATAATGGATTTTTTGCTAACCGGTACGCCGTAGCCGCCCTGCTTTCTCGGGTGTATTTGCAGCAAAGCAAATTTGCAGAATCTGCTGCTGCCGCTAATCGGGTAATTAGTTCCGGACGCTACTCACTGGTTCCCAGTTATGCCGATGAATTTACCTCTTCAAATGATTTATTAGGTAACACGTCGGAGGACATCTTCGCTATTCAGATTAGCTCGCAAAGCGGACTAAATGAATTGAATACGTACTACTCGGTTAACCGACGGGCTGATGTAAATATCAATGATCAACTGATTAATCAGTTTGAGCCTGGCGATGAGCGCCTGGACTTGATTTCCATTGATCCGACAGGTGGACCTGCCTACTCAGGCAAGTATGATGTGCTATATGGCAATATCAAACTGTTCAGACTGGCAGAAATGTATTTGAACCGAGCAGAAGGTAATTTTCGAGCCGGTACCTCCGTTGGCGCTACGCCTTTGGCTGATATCAACCGCATTCGTCAACGCGCCGGCTTAACTCCGCTGACCATGCTGACCATCAATGATATTTTGAAAGAGCGTCGGCTAGAGTTGGCACTAGAAGGTTTCCGCTTAGGAGACTTGAAGCGGAATAAGGAATCAACGGTAGACTTGAGCAATCCTCCCGTTACGCTACCTTACAACTCGCCTCGCTTAATTTTCCCTATTCCATTACGGGAAATTAATGCTAACCCTAACTTGGTGCAAAACGAGGGATACTAG
- a CDS encoding ribonuclease D, with protein sequence MPDIQYITEGPDVAQAAQALHQRARVAVDLEFDDMRHRYGRNLALIQIYDGETVFLIDPLPLTNPAQELEPLWAVLRDPAVEKVFHSCKSDILLLDELYGVHVRTITDTSVQYTLLAEADNNISLGRLIQQELGLEVDKGEQKSNWLKRPLTEAQKHYAANDVLYLFELADRLADKLAALGRTSWSEQENRALEEVRYARDERPYLRLAGKYRIQPQELPLFRDLFLLRDEVARSIDRPTYMVASNDRLAELTRLPVTSSGHLRNAPGLHPELKRSPYAERLISLTQEDREPEPPLPAEQRRFPFRRRLTGAKAAQADAREALLMALKTHLAEDHSPVMANLVLSNRLIADIIEQGADATLRPWQHELLQHTAIQHGINFQDVALPFDLKA encoded by the coding sequence ATGCCTGATATACAGTATATCACGGAAGGACCTGATGTAGCACAAGCCGCCCAGGCCCTTCACCAGCGCGCCCGCGTGGCCGTCGATTTGGAATTTGATGACATGCGCCACCGCTACGGCCGCAATTTGGCCCTGATTCAGATTTATGACGGTGAAACTGTTTTTTTGATCGACCCCCTTCCTCTTACTAATCCTGCTCAGGAGCTAGAGCCGCTGTGGGCCGTACTCCGGGACCCCGCCGTAGAGAAAGTCTTCCATAGCTGCAAATCCGATATCCTGCTTCTGGACGAGCTGTACGGCGTGCATGTGCGCACCATTACGGATACAAGTGTTCAATATACGCTTTTAGCAGAAGCCGACAATAATATTTCCTTGGGGCGCCTGATTCAACAGGAACTAGGGCTGGAAGTAGATAAGGGCGAGCAGAAGTCGAATTGGCTGAAGCGCCCGCTCACGGAGGCCCAAAAGCACTACGCCGCCAACGACGTCCTTTATCTGTTTGAGCTGGCTGACCGCTTGGCCGACAAGCTGGCTGCTTTGGGCCGCACGAGCTGGTCGGAGCAGGAAAACCGGGCGCTAGAAGAAGTGCGCTACGCCCGTGATGAACGGCCCTACCTGCGTCTGGCTGGCAAATACCGCATTCAGCCCCAGGAGCTGCCGTTGTTTCGGGATTTGTTTCTGCTGCGCGACGAGGTAGCGCGCTCCATCGACCGGCCCACCTATATGGTAGCCAGTAATGACCGCCTGGCCGAACTTACGCGCCTACCGGTTACCAGCTCCGGCCATTTGCGCAACGCTCCCGGGCTGCACCCGGAGCTAAAGCGCAGCCCGTATGCGGAGCGCCTGATTTCCTTGACCCAGGAAGACCGGGAGCCGGAGCCTCCCCTGCCCGCCGAACAGCGGCGCTTTCCCTTTCGGCGGCGGCTCACGGGAGCCAAAGCGGCCCAGGCCGATGCCCGCGAAGCGCTGCTGATGGCGCTGAAAACGCATTTGGCAGAAGACCACAGCCCCGTTATGGCCAACTTGGTACTGAGTAACCGCCTGATTGCCGACATTATTGAGCAGGGCGCTGATGCTACCTTGCGGCCCTGGCAGCATGAGCTATTGCAGCATACTGCTATCCAGCACGGCATCAATTTCCAGGACGTAGCGCTACCCTTCGACCTGAAGGCTTAG
- the dtd gene encoding D-aminoacyl-tRNA deacylase — MRIVLQRVRQASVTVAGRVTGHIGPGLLVLAGFAPADTPEALEWMARKLVNMRIFSDEDGKMNRSVLDIAGEVLVVSQFTLLADARKGNRPSYIGAAPPPLAIPLYEQFVTLVAAQLGRPVATGEFGADMQVELLNDGPVTIVLDSPE; from the coding sequence ATGCGTATTGTGCTGCAACGTGTCCGTCAGGCTAGTGTTACCGTGGCTGGCCGCGTAACCGGCCATATTGGCCCCGGACTCCTAGTGCTGGCCGGCTTTGCTCCCGCCGACACCCCCGAGGCCCTGGAATGGATGGCTCGAAAGCTGGTAAACATGCGGATTTTCTCGGACGAGGACGGCAAAATGAACCGCTCCGTGCTTGATATAGCCGGCGAGGTTCTGGTAGTAAGTCAGTTCACGCTGCTGGCAGATGCACGCAAGGGCAATAGGCCCAGCTACATTGGCGCAGCGCCGCCGCCGCTAGCTATTCCCTTGTATGAGCAGTTCGTGACGCTAGTAGCTGCGCAGCTCGGGCGGCCCGTAGCTACCGGCGAGTTTGGGGCCGATATGCAGGTAGAGCTCCTCAATGATGGCCCTGTCACCATCGTGCTCGACTCGCCCGAGTAG
- a CDS encoding CocE/NonD family hydrolase, with protein sequence MLYPYLRPAALAALLASGACITQAQTPVTYPLPSETEKQQLAITIADTLYIQQHYNKLEYQIPMRDGVKLYTIVYAPKDADKVKYPIMLNRTPYAVGPYGPGKYKKSLGPSSTMMHEGYIFAYQDVRGRYMSEGQFVDVRPEKDTYKGKNDIDEGTDTFDTIAWLLKKGPKNNGRVGQWGISYPGYYTATGLLSRHPALKASSPQAPIADWFWDDFHHNGAFFLPHAFNFLASFGLPRPQPTPTGNPAFQHGTPDGYDFFMRMGPLKNADAQYYKGKVAFWNEMTQHPNYDEFWQARNLRPHLKNLNKGTAVLTVGGFNDAEDLFGALKIYETIEKQNPGMRNGLVMGPWVHGGWARGTGEVVGNVAYGESPSLYYQKEIEAPFFKSYLKDGKPAATPEATVFEGGTNQWRTFAAWPPTETKERTLYFQPNGKIGFEQPSTGSEFDQYLSDPAHPVPFTEATATGMTREYMTDDQRFASRRPDVLTYQTEVLTEDMTLAGPIEALLQVATTGTDADWVVKVIDVYPDNTPNNSRLNPAVKLGGYQQMVRSEVMRGRFRNSFSKPEAFVPGQVTAVPFTVQDLCHTFRKGHRLMVQVQSSWFPLVDRNPQTFVPNIFEADEKDFQAATHRLYHSPQHASQLKVRVLAVR encoded by the coding sequence ATGCTCTACCCCTACCTCCGCCCCGCTGCCCTGGCCGCCCTACTCGCCAGCGGTGCCTGCATTACTCAGGCGCAAACCCCTGTTACCTACCCCCTTCCCTCCGAGACCGAAAAGCAGCAGTTGGCCATTACCATAGCCGATACGCTCTACATTCAGCAGCACTACAACAAGCTGGAGTACCAAATTCCGATGCGCGACGGAGTAAAGCTCTATACCATTGTATATGCTCCTAAGGACGCCGATAAGGTTAAGTACCCCATTATGCTGAACCGCACGCCCTACGCGGTAGGCCCTTACGGTCCGGGGAAGTACAAAAAGAGCCTAGGCCCAAGCAGCACCATGATGCACGAAGGCTACATCTTCGCCTACCAGGACGTGCGGGGCCGGTACATGTCGGAGGGGCAGTTTGTGGATGTGCGGCCCGAGAAGGACACCTACAAGGGCAAAAATGACATTGACGAGGGCACCGACACGTTTGACACCATTGCGTGGCTGCTCAAAAAAGGCCCGAAAAATAATGGTCGGGTGGGCCAGTGGGGGATCAGCTACCCCGGCTACTACACTGCTACTGGCCTGCTCAGCCGCCACCCGGCCCTGAAAGCTTCCTCGCCCCAGGCTCCCATTGCCGACTGGTTCTGGGACGACTTCCACCACAATGGGGCCTTCTTCCTGCCGCACGCGTTCAACTTCCTGGCCTCCTTTGGCCTACCTCGCCCCCAGCCTACCCCTACCGGCAACCCGGCCTTTCAGCACGGCACCCCCGACGGCTACGACTTTTTTATGCGCATGGGGCCGCTGAAAAATGCCGATGCTCAGTATTACAAGGGCAAGGTGGCGTTCTGGAACGAAATGACCCAGCACCCCAACTACGACGAGTTTTGGCAGGCACGCAACTTGCGGCCCCACCTCAAAAACCTGAATAAAGGCACAGCCGTGCTTACTGTTGGTGGCTTCAACGATGCCGAGGACTTGTTTGGGGCTCTGAAAATCTACGAAACCATTGAAAAGCAAAACCCCGGCATGCGCAACGGCCTGGTGATGGGCCCGTGGGTACACGGGGGCTGGGCCCGTGGCACCGGCGAGGTGGTAGGCAACGTGGCCTACGGCGAATCGCCTTCTTTGTACTACCAAAAGGAAATTGAGGCGCCGTTTTTCAAGTCTTACCTGAAGGATGGCAAGCCGGCCGCTACGCCCGAAGCCACCGTATTTGAGGGCGGCACCAACCAATGGCGCACCTTTGCGGCGTGGCCGCCTACCGAAACCAAGGAGCGCACCCTGTACTTTCAGCCCAACGGCAAAATCGGCTTCGAACAGCCTAGCACTGGCTCTGAGTTCGACCAGTACCTCAGCGACCCGGCCCACCCGGTACCCTTTACGGAGGCTACGGCCACGGGCATGACCCGCGAGTACATGACCGACGACCAGCGCTTCGCTAGCCGCCGCCCCGACGTGCTAACCTACCAAACGGAAGTGCTTACGGAGGATATGACCCTGGCCGGCCCGATTGAGGCCCTGCTACAGGTAGCCACTACCGGCACCGATGCCGACTGGGTCGTTAAGGTCATTGATGTGTACCCCGACAATACGCCCAACAATAGCCGCCTGAACCCCGCCGTGAAACTGGGGGGCTACCAGCAAATGGTGCGTTCTGAAGTGATGCGCGGGCGGTTTCGTAACAGTTTCAGCAAGCCCGAGGCCTTTGTTCCAGGCCAGGTAACGGCCGTGCCTTTCACCGTTCAGGACCTGTGTCACACCTTCCGGAAGGGTCACCGCCTAATGGTACAGGTGCAAAGCAGCTGGTTCCCGCTCGTTGACCGCAACCCCCAAACCTTCGTGCCCAATATTTTCGAGGCCGACGAAAAGGACTTCCAGGCCGCTACCCACCGCCTCTACCACTCACCCCAGCACGCCTCACAGCTTAAAGTGCGGGTGCTAGCGGTGAGATAG